The stretch of DNA CTGGTTCCGCCGGTGATCAGAGCTGAGGGTGCGGACATGTTCGCGTTCCTTTACGTAGGCGTACTCCTGCGCGATGAGGGGTGACCTGTGGGCGGTCCCGGCCGCGCGCGACGGCGGGCCTGCCGCACCGATCCCCTCATGGCAGCGTACGACAGGTTGGCAGCGACTGCCAAACTCCATATGAGTGCCACCCTGACAGTGCTGGGCTAACCTGGTCGGCATGAAGCAGGAAGCCAGGACGGCGAAGGAACCGCCGACCACACTGTGGGACAGGACGCGGCAACTCGCCTCCCGGGAGATCCTGGAGACGGCGCTGCGCCTCTTCACCGAGCAGGGGTACGACGAGACGCCCATCTCCCAGATCGCCAGGGAGGCCGGCGTCTCCCAGCGCACCCTCTTCCGCTACTTCGCCGCCAAGGAAGACCTGCTCGGCGGCGACCAGCACCGGTTCGGGCAGGTCCTGGCGGACACCGTCGGCGAACAGCCCGCCGAAGCGGACGTCTGGGAGGTCCTGCGCGCGGGGCTCGCCGCCGTACTGGCCTTGCACGAAGGCCGCGACCAGGCCCTGGAGCGGTTCCGTCTGCTGCACAACACCGCCTCGCTGCGCGCCGGTCACCTTGAGAAACGGCTGCGGTTCCAGGAGGAGCTGTTGCCGCTCGTCGAGGCGCGCATGGACTCCGCCGCCGGCGGCGTGAGGGCGAGGGCGCGTGCGGTGCTCGCGACGGCCTTCGCCTGTCTGGATGCCGCATCGATGACGTGGGTCGAGAACGGCGGCGAGGGCGACATCATCGACCTGTACGACGAGTGCCTGGCCGCGGCGCGCGGGTAGCCCGCGGCCCCCGGTCGACCTGGCACAAGTGCGCGACACCGGCGTGTGCGCGTGGTCGGAGATCCCCGGCGCACGCCCGCCGCGCGGTCGCGGACGGGTGCGATGCGAACATGGCGTGATGCATGAGGTGGAACAGGGCGGTCCGAACACCGGGCGCCGATCCGAACGGGGCGGTCCCAGCCGTCGGAAACTCTTCGGCATCGCCGGTGGCGGCGCCCTGCTGCTCGCTGGCTGCGGGTCGGACGACGCCGGCACGTCCGGTGGCGGCAAGGCCGGGCGGGGCAACAGTGGGGGCACCGGGGGCGGTTCACGTACACAGCCACAGCCACAGCACTCGAAGCGTCCCGCGGCCCCGGAGGGAGCACTCGGTGCGAACTTCAACGAGGAGCCGCGCGGCACCACGGCCGCGGTCCTCGCCGACCTCCGCACGAAGTGGGTGCGCGGCTTCGTGGCGATGCCCGAGCTCGACACCGTGCGGGCAGCCCGGCAACCCGCGATCAGCTCACTCCTGTCGTTGGCC from Streptomyces tsukubensis encodes:
- a CDS encoding TetR/AcrR family transcriptional regulator, which gives rise to MKQEARTAKEPPTTLWDRTRQLASREILETALRLFTEQGYDETPISQIAREAGVSQRTLFRYFAAKEDLLGGDQHRFGQVLADTVGEQPAEADVWEVLRAGLAAVLALHEGRDQALERFRLLHNTASLRAGHLEKRLRFQEELLPLVEARMDSAAGGVRARARAVLATAFACLDAASMTWVENGGEGDIIDLYDECLAAARG